From the genome of Halobellus litoreus, one region includes:
- a CDS encoding acylphosphatase, which translates to MSDDRSRAHVFVSGTVQGVYYRASTRDAARDRDVDGWVRNLDDGRVEAVFEGPESDVEEMVEWCHTGSAAASVEDVDVTYEEPEGESGFRIRW; encoded by the coding sequence ATGAGCGACGACCGAAGCAGAGCACACGTGTTCGTCAGCGGAACCGTCCAAGGCGTCTACTATCGGGCCTCGACGCGCGATGCGGCCCGCGACCGCGACGTGGACGGCTGGGTCCGGAACCTCGACGACGGCCGCGTCGAGGCGGTCTTCGAGGGACCCGAATCGGACGTCGAGGAGATGGTCGAGTGGTGCCATACGGGGAGTGCGGCCGCCTCCGTGGAGGACGTAGACGTGACGTACGAGGAACCAGAGGGCGAGTCTGGCTTTCGGATCCGCTGGTGA